The Bdellovibrio sp. NC01 genome includes the window GTTTTCTGCTGATGAAATTGAACTTCGGGTAGCGGATGCCCTAAACCTTGTCGAGATGTCAGAGTTCCGTCATCGTCGTCCTGAAACTTTGTCGGGAGGTCAAGCGCAACGCGTAGCCATTGCTCGCGCATTAGTCAATCACCCGAAAGTATTACTTTTGGATGAACCTTTATCTGCACTAGATCAAAAGTTGCGCGAACACATGCAGCGTGAACTTCGCGCGTTGCAACGCAAACTTGGTTTGACGTTTATTTACGTAACTCACGATCAAGAAGAAGCACTCGCAATGTCGGATCGTATTGGTCTCATGAATAAAGGCGAGCTTGTGCAAGTCAGCTCGCCCCAAGAAATCTATGAAAACCCGGAAGGTGCCTTTGCGGCCCAGTTCATGGGGATGAGCACATGTCTGCAAGGGGAGTTGGTTGAGATCTCTCAGGACTTCGCGACTTTAAAATTAAGCGATGGCAGTCTTGTGCGTGGGAAATTCAATGTCCCAGCAGAAGACTTGCGCTTAGGCATGTCCTTAGATGCGTACGTGCGTAAGGCAATGGTTTTTAATCGCGGCGATTTGCAAGTGGGAACTCGCGCGAAGTGAGATCACGTCAGTCACTTTCTTTTCCAGCTTTAATATGGTTTGCAGCTTTTGTATTGTTGCCACTCTTGATTGTGCTCGCGGTCAGTTTTGCGACTCGCGGCACCTATGGTGGTCTTGAGTGGACTTTGACATTTGAAAACTATGTGCACGCCTTTTCGTGGACGTCGTTCGCGATCTTTTTAGAAAGCCTGAAGTTAGCTCTACTAACTTCCGTCACTTGTGCGGTGTTGGGTGTTTTGATGGCCTGGGCAATGAGCACAGCTTCGCTTAAACAGCGTCAGTTTTATGTCGCAGCTTTAGCGCTGCCTTTTTTGACGAATGTGGTGATTCGTATTTATGCCCTCAGACTGTTTGTGGGTTTTGATGGACCACTGCAAGCGGTGCTTAAATTTACGGGCATTGAATTCGATCCGTTCATGCTGACACAAAATCAGTTCCTGGTTTTTTACGGGATGGTGACGACCTATCTGCCGTTCATGGTGTTGCCACTCTATGGAGCGTTCGAGAAATTTGATTTTGCGCTTGTTGAGGCGGCACAAGATTTGGGCGCTTCGGCATGGACTATTTTACGCACGGTTATTTTGCCAAACCTTAAAAAGCCACTGGCGAGCGGATTCTTATTGGTGTTCATCCCTTCTTTGGGTGAGTTTTTGATTCCGGACTTATTGGGTGGCGCAAAGACCATGCTTTACGGGAACCTGATCACGGAACAATTTTTAAAAGCACGCAACTGGGCACAAGGTTCGGCCTTGGCGATTTTGTTGATCGTGATGTTGTTGGTTATCGTCTTCGTCTTTACTCGTAAAAAAGGGGCAGAGCATGGCTCATGAATGTCAGCGTCCTGCCGCTCCAAAACTTGCGAAGATCTTATTATGGCTTGTGCTGTTATTGTTATATCTGCCGATTGCGGTGATGTTTGTAAGTTCTTTTGTCGAGCGCAACTCTGACAGGATTTCGTTAAGTTTGCGTTGGTTTAAAGAGGTCTTTGCCGATTCCGCATTGATGCAGGCTTTGGGTAATTCTTTATTGGTGGCGATCTGTGCAAGTTCAATTGCGACTGTAGTGGGAACCGCGGCCGCAGTCGGTATGCAAAAAGCTTCTAAAAAAGTGCGCCGCCTTTTAGAAGGCTTGTCATTAACGTCTTTGATTTTTCCAGAGATCGTTTTTGCCCTAGCACTTCTGAGTTGGTTCTTTGTCATGCGTATGGAGCTGGGTTTGACGACGGTGATCATCGCCCATGTGACGTTTTCATTGTCGTATGTGATGATGACCGTCAGTTCGCGGCTGGTCAGTTTTGATCCTTCGTTTGAAGATGCGGCTCGCGACTTAGGCGCCAGTGAATGGCAAATTCTAAAAACCATAATTCTACCATTGTTAAAGCCCGCAATTTTAGGTGGCTTTATCTTAAGCTTTTTGTTGTCGTTCGATGACTTTTTGATCACCTATTTCGTGAATGGTGTAGGTCAAGATACTCTGCCAGTGAAGCTTTATACCGCGATGAAGATGGGTGTAAGTCCCAAGCTGCATGCGCTTTCAAGTTTGATGTTTCTTATGACTTTAGCTGTCTTGATTTTCCTCTTCCGTTCTTCTTCCTTTCATGTTTTGCTTCAAGATGAAGCACAAGGAAGCGGCAATGAATCCACAGAAAAAGAAAATCTATAGCTGGGCTTTTTACGACTGGGCGAATAGTACATATTCCACAACCGTGATGGCTGGATTTTTCCCCGTCTTTTTTAAAAACTTCTGGAGTCAGGGCGCTGATGCCGTCACGACAACTGCACGACTAGGGACGGCTATTTCAATTTCAAGTTTGGTTGTCGCGTTGATGAGTCCCACTTTAGGAGTCATGGCCGATCTGCGTGGTTTTAAAAAACTTCTATGTTTGGGTTTCATGGTTTTAGGTGTTTTGTGCTGTGCCTGGATGGCGTTTATCCCAGCGGGCGATTGGTGGAATGCCATTGTTGCCTATGGGGTTGCGATGTTGGCGTTCAATGCAAGCTGCGTATTTTACGAAGCCCTGCTACCATTTGTTGCAGAGCCTGAAGATCTGGATTACGCCTCGTCCTTAGGATATTCGTTAGGCTATTTAGGCGGTGGAATTTTATTCTTGCTCAACGTGATCATGTACTTGAAACCTGAAATCTTTGGTTTGAAAGATGGCGTTCAAGCGGTGCAAGTTTCGTTTATCAGTGTGGCGTTGTGGTGGTTCGTGTTTTCCTATCCACTTGCGAAGAATGTTCCTGAACCTGAAGTGTTGGTTTCAAAAGAAAGTATCTGGCGTTTAACTCTGCAAAGTGTGCGTACGTTGGCTGCGACTTTCAAAAAACTTTTGCTTGAAAAGAATTTGCTGATCTTCATGATCGCTTATTGGCTTTACATTGACGGAGTTTACACGGTCATGACGATGGCTGTGGATTTCGGGATTTCAATCGGCTTTGAAGCAAAAGATTTAATCGCCGCCTTGTTGATCACGCAGTTCGTAGGTTTCCCGGCAGCCTATTATTTCGGCACAATTACGAAACGTTGGGGCACAAAAGGACCGATACTGTTTTGCATTCTCATTTACGCGATCACAGTTATTTTAGCGACGATGATGTCACAGGCTTGGCATTTCTATCTGCTCGCGACAGTGATTGGATTGGTGCAAGGTGGAGTTCAGGCATTGAGTCGTTCTTTGTTCGCGCGTATGTCGCCAAAAGAATACAGTGGCGAATATTTTGGGCTCTTTAACCTTGTTGGTAGATTTGCTTCGATCCTAGGCCCGTTGTTTGTGGCCTTCGGGGTGACAGTGACTGGGAATTCGCGCATGGGAATGTTAGGACTTCTGGTTCTGTTTATTTCGGGCGGCTGGTTGTTGGCTCTGGTGAAAGAGCCGAGAGTTAAGGCTTAGTTTCGTCGTCGTGCTTTTTCTTTTCGGGATCTTGCTCTTGCTGTTGTTCGATGATCTTTTTCGCGCGTTTACCAGTGATACCCATTGATTCTGGGAAGAGCAGGGTGATCGTGACGAATACCATCGTAACGACAACAAAGAAGATGGCCATGGATAAAACAATACTCACAATGCACTCCAAAAATAGGGAAAGAATGAATCTTTTCTAGTATATGAGGTCCCAAAAGGGAAAGGAAAACTTTTGTGTTGGACTTTACCCATGGTTCACGACATAAACCTTCGATATGACTTACAATCCGCGCGATAGATACTTTAGAAAAGCAAAGGAAGAGGGCTTTGCGGCCCGCTCTGTTTTCAAGCTTGAAGAGATCGACAAGAAATACAAAATCTTTAAACCCGGCCAAACAGTTCTAGATCTTGGAGCCTCTCCAGGCTCGTGGTCACAATATGCTTCCAAAATGGTTGGTCAAAACGGTCGCGTGTTGGGTGTCGATCTAAGCCCGGTGACTGTGAAGTTGAACAATGCTGTGTTTATTCAAGCTGATCTCCGCGACTTGAATCTTGAAGAGATTTTTAAAGAACACGGATATCAACCCCCGTTTGATTTAGTGATGTCAGATATGGCGCCAAAGACGACAGGCATCCGCATGACCGATCAAGCACGCTCGATGGAGCTGTGTGAACTGGCTTTAGATGTTGCACGCCGTTTCTTGAAAAAAGATGGCCACTTTATCTGCAAACTCTTTCATAGCGACGATTTCGGTAAACTTCGCGATGAAATCAAAAAATCATTCGCAAAATGCGAGGCGGTTAAGCCTGACTCTACTCGTAAGATCTCAAAAGAAATCTTTTTGGTCGGAATCAGCAAGAAATGATTAACGTTGTTTTCCAGAACGAGCACTTCGTCATTTGTGATAAGCCCAGTGGAGTATTAAGTACCCCAAGTCGCTTTGAAGACGAAGATACGCGCGCTTGTTTGGGAAAAACTCTTCAACACGAACTAGGCATTCAGATCTTTCCCGTGCACCGTCTTGATTTCGAGGTGTCGGGGCTTGTGATGTATGCCAAGAGTATGGAGTCCCATCGTGCTGCCAATGCATGGTTTGAGAATCGCACAGTCACGAAAACCTACTGTGCATTGACTTCGGGGCAGGACTTTTCTCACATTCCAGACAATGTCCAAAACACTAAGCATGCTATTGAACTAAAAGTTGGTCACAAATACACATGGACTGCTAAAGTTTTACGCGGAAAACGACGTGCGTATGAATCTCCACAAGGCAAACCTAGCTTAACCGAAGCCATTTACTTGGGAGTTAATTCAAATGGTTTTCATTTGTGGGATTTGCATCCAGTCACGGGGCGCTCGCATCAGTTGCGATTCGATTTAAGTCGTCATGGATTTCCAATAATAGGCGATATTTTGTATGGTTCTAAAGAGCGTTGGCTTGCTGATGATGCAATTGCCTTGCGTTCATATGAAATCGATTTTTCTAGAGCAAAACAGCGAGAGAAGTTTTCTCTTCCGCAAAAAATTTCTATTCACAAATTTATTTAAAGCAGAAATTGTAGATGCATATTGAGCGATGACAATCGGTGCATGTATGGCAGGCCATGTAAATTAATATTGATTGTGTTTAGTTGTTAGTCGAAAATCTTATCAATGAAAAACAACGACTCACTTCATGAGCAACGACCTGAAGTCGCAGAAATCATGGACTACATCCGACACATTTTCAAAGCTCTAAGAATCTCTTCAAGCCAGTTTGAAAAGAATCTTGGGCTGAGTGCTGCGCAAATCTTCGTTCTAAAAAAACTGAAAGAAGAGCCAGGTCTTTCGATCAACGATCTTGCGGTTCGCACAGTGACTCATCAAAGTTCTGTGTCAGTTGTCGTGAAGAAACTTGAAGAACAGAAATTAGTTTCGCGTTCGACTTCAAAAGAAGATTCAAGAAAGGTGATTGTGTTTTTGACTCCTGAAGGGGAGCAAAAGTTGCAACACATCCCACGTGCGATTCAAGAAGACATGATCGAAACTTTGCAAGCGATGTCACCACACAAAACAAAAACTCTTGCAGAGATCATGCATGAATTCGTGACGAAGGCAAAGATCGTCGATTCAACGACGACACCGCCATCGATGATTGACGGCGAATCTAATTAGATTTCCCGCTTAATCTGCTCAAGATATTCTTTGATGAAGGCCACACGATGTTGGCCTTCTTTTTTTGCCGTTTCAGTATTCAGCTTATCGACCAATTTAAATAATTTGATATAGAAGTGATCAATACCATAGTTCTTATCGTCTAGATCGCGCTTCTCGGCCCATGGGTCTTCTTCAGAATAGAAGGGGCGGCTCATCAATGTTGAAGTCGCAAAGCACCTAGCGATACCAATAGCTCCCAAACTGTCTAAGCGATCTGCGTCTTGCACAATCTGCGCTTCAAGGGATTCAGGTTTGATATTGGCGCTGAAAGAGTGGGCTTCAATGGCATGACGAATGTCTTCAAAATGCGTTTCCGGATAGCCCACAGATTTTAAGTATTCTAACGCGGCTTCAGCGGAAATACGTGAAGCATATGCACGACGGGGATCGTTTTTAGGTACGTTTACAAAGTCATGAAAGAATGCCGCCGGCATCACGACTTCCCAGTTAGCTTTTTCTGCATCACAAAGTTTTTTAGCGGTGTTCACAACACGTATGATATGAAGATAGTCATGAGATGGGTCCGAGTGTGGATAGATCACACGCGCCTTGTTGCTGAACAGCTCGAACCATTTTTTATCTACAGACGATTCAGTACTCATGACTTCCATTTTTCCAGTTTAATTGAACGCTAATCTTGTCTCACGGAAGGGGACGTAAGTTTGTCAAAATACGCCGTCAATAATTGGTCAGAGTAATTATCAACATGCTCAAAACTTAAAACTCCGAAACCTTGAGAACCCCATTGCGGTCCCCATGAGTTTTTAAACAGAAACACTTTCTTATCGCTGTCATAACCCACAAGTAAGATGGCATGGCCACCACAAACGATTTTACCGCCACCGCATTCTTGGTCAATAGCTGCGCTATACGTAAAAGTACCTTTTGCATCGTCGACATATGGAATCGCGACTTTGACTGTTACGACCACAGGGCGTTCTTGCTTGATTTCATTCATCGCAAGTTCCGACCATGCTTTACGGCTCCACATTTGCGTTAACATTTTAAATTTTAAACTGCGGAATTGAATCAAGCCTTTACGATTGCGCAGATCGTACATCGCTGTTTGTTCTGCGCTTAATGGTGCTTGAAAATTTAAACTTTGAGTTTGATACGGCAGAAGATTTTCAGGAGCCACGAAATAAGAGTTCGTTAAATTCTGTAGCAACGTGTACGTATCACCGAATTCAACTTCAGGGCGCCAGGAATTGATGATTTTATGACGGAAAATTTCGAACTCTTCCGAGATGTCATATTCTTTGCCAGTAAATTTCTTAAAAGCACTTTCAACCAAACCGCTGACCGCGAAGTAAGCGCAGGTATCGCGATTCTTCTGGTCTTTGGCGGGTGTTTGCAGCGGGCGCAGGTCTACGACTTCAGCGCGAGCATTATCAAGGAAGGCTGAGCATAACAGGCTCAACGACAAAATCAGAGCACGAATCAGTATTTTCATGGGTTGAGGTTAAGCAAAGCCTTTGCCATTTTTCGATGCGTGAACGGCAATCAGCGCGATCTTACGATGGACACTTGTTAAGAGTGAGAGAGATTTACCAGGCCGTCAAAGAATTGATCACTCGGGCTCGCCAAGATCGACCGGATTATAATAATAGGGACGAGGCTCCCACAGCTCGATGCGATTGCCTTCAAGGTCATAAACCCAAGCGAAGCGACCGAATTCGGTTTCATGAAGATTGTCATCAACCTTGACACCTTCTTCGGTAAGGTCTTGCAAAGCTTGATTGAGATTTTCAACCTGAAAAGTCAGTTTGCTCATCTCTGTACTTGGCGAAAAGTAACTCATGTCGACGGGCTTAAAACTTGAATCGGGAAGCATGACTTCACCGTCGTCTTCGTGATGAAGGCCCATATGCTCTTCATACCACTGAGTGAGTTTTTGGGGATCGTTGGATTTTTTGTAGTATTCGCCGAAGCCTTCAAGTCTCATAGACTTTAGTATCCAAAGGACTGCGCTTGAACCGCAAGATTCAATCGGCGAAGTTTGTGTGAATACAGAAGTTGAATTTAATTTGTGTGCGTTCTCATGATTTGAAGATCGTAAAAGTCTCTTGCACGTTGGGTTCATTTATTTCTGCAAGCCACGGGTGTGCTTGATAAATGCGATGACGCGTATAACGTCCACGGGCGATCACATTAATGGATTCGCCTTTGGCGTGAGTCTTTAAATCTTCTAAAGTTTTATCAACGGCAGCAGCACTGCCATAATCAAATAAGAAATAGTGCTGTGCTTTCACAGGAATAAAATCGGGCGCCGTCAGATCTTGAGTTACGATTTTAACACTCGGGTAGTTGAAACTCTGTAAAACTCGATTGCCTTCATCGACACGTTCAGCAACCAGTTCGTAGCCAACAAAGTTGACACCGGGATGATGTTTGCCAAGCACAAAAGCCATCCGCCCGTAACCGCAACCCAGGTCGACAACAGTTTCGCCAGGTTGTAAGTTCAATAAATCCAAAATCCAACGAATTTCGCTATACGGAGTTTGCAGGGCTTGAACCGGAAGGCCGCGCCAAAATTGCACGGGAATGTTTTGGTCTGCTTGCACCTGATAAGCACTTGATTTTAACAAAGCCGTTTCAACCTCAGCCGTGCGAAATCCCAACAACTCATCAACAAGCACAGAATGTTCCTGCGCCTGTTGATAACTGCATTCGTCATAAGTGACGAGGGGAAAGGGCCCTTGCGGGTTGAATTCAAGCTTGCTCAATACTTTTAGGTTATAGGCTTGCGTCTGAAGACTGTAAAGAGGAAATGCGCACCTGAGATTTCGTTTTATTAGCGAGCGATAAATCGCGCACACCTCGTTTTTCAAGCTGGCGTTTAATCTCTTCTGGCACGTATGTCTTTTTTTGCAACATAAGACTTGCAGCAAGTCCGCTGACCCACGCCGTCGCTTGCGAAGTGCCAGTCATGTAACCGTATTGTCCACCAGGAAGTGAAGAAAGAATGCGTTTACCTGGGGCCGCTAAATCCACAGACTGTGAACCATAGTTACTGCTATCAATTAAATGCTTTGCCGAATCCATTGCTGCGACAGAAATAATATTGCTGAGCTTATAAGAAGCCGGGTAGTAGCCAAAGGTATCGGTATTGATTCCGCCATTACCTGCCGCTGCCACAAATAAAATACCTTGGCGTTGCGCTTCTTTAATCGCTTCTTCTTCTTTGGGATTGCGATCATAACCACCACCTGAATAGTTGATGATGTCGACCTTCATTTTAGTTGCGTATTTAATAGCAGCAATCGTCGCGGTGACGTTGTCCTCTTCCGCTTTGCCGTTGTCATAATATTTAAGGATCATATATTTAACGTGGGCACTTTGAGCGCGCTGTTGGATGATGCCCGCGATATGAGTCCCATGACCATTATTATCACTCAAATCCGTCGAGTGAGAAACAAAGTCCCATCCATGGACGTCGTCGACAAATCCATTGCCATCATCATCGATGCCATTGATAACTTCTTTGGGATTGGTCCAAATGTTTTCTTTAATTAAAGGGTGATTCACTTCAGCACCCGTATCGATGATCGCAATCACGATATCTCTATCAACGCGATCTTGCGCTGGCGCCGTGAAGGAAGAAGAAAGAAGTAATAGAGCAGAAGTGTATTTGAAAAATTGGATTGATGTCTTCATGCTTTTTCAACAAAGCAAAAGGAAGACCTACTTGTGTGCACTCTACAATCGAGTTCGTCTGAAAATTCACTGTAACTGTTCAGATTTTTCTAAACATAAAAAAAGCCCGAACGAGTGTTCAGGCTTTTATTGTCACCACTAGTGATTTGACAGGTGTCTAAAAGTTGATCAGGCCACTTTCTTAGCGGAATTCGCTGTCGCAATCGTATATTTATTGCGACCCGTGGTTTTAGACTCGTATAAAGCGCCGTCAGCGCGTTTATACCAGTTATCTGCACTTTCCCCAGGAATCAATGGTGCGATCCCCATAGACACGGTAAAGCGGATCTGATGTTCGCCGTGGATAAAGACTTCCTTACGGATTTTAGCCATGGCATTTTCGCAGATTTTTGCTGCCGCATCAGCGTCACAACCAGGAAGAATCACGGCGAATTCTTCGCCACCCAGACGGGCCACGAAGTCTTCTTCACGTGAAAAGCTTTCTTGCAGCATACGTACGCATTCTTGCAGAATAAAGTCGCCGATATCGTGACCATAGTTATCGTTAATCTTCTTAAAGAAGTCGATATCTAGCATAACCAGCGTAATAGGATCTTTATCCAACTCATTCAATTGCAGATAACGTTTTACTTGCTCGTCATAACTACGACGATTGTGCGCACCAGTCAGGTGATCACGGCGCATCGTTTGATTTGCTTCCATCAATTGTTTTTTAACGCTGTTCAAGTTCTTCTTCACAGAATCCATGCGTTTTGAACGGCGCTCGTTCTGTGACGTTTGCGATTTCAGATACAGATCAATGAATTCACGTGATTTCAGACGCAATTCTTCGACGGAATTAGACTCGACGGCTTCACGCAGTTGCGCAAGGCTTGAATCCAAATCCACTTGGGATTTTGATTCTTGGGAAACCTCTTCGCTAAGGTGATCGGCGAATTCCCAGATAATGCGTTTGAAATCGTCAATCGTGTTTTGCACGAACGAGTATTCATCAATGCGATAGCTTGAAATGAATTGGCGCAAATTAAAGAGCGTATTATTCAAAGCATCCTGTGACGGCGCATGAACGATCTCTTTAGCGTAAGTATCGATTTTCGCACGCACCTTACGAACCTGGTGACGAGGAATCTCGAATAGGTTTTTGTTGTAAACATCTAGAATGTAAACGATGGTGGCGCGCTCTTCAGACAAAGCCGGGCTATCAGTCTTCTTAGCACCCTGTTCAGAATGCGAATGACCCCAGTCCATATCGAGCTGATCGACCAATTTTTTCACCCACTGTTTCAACGGAGCCTCCGGTTGCAAATACTCATTCCAACAAGTCGGAATGCATATAGCTTTTTCGGAATATGAGGGTCCGATGTTAAGGGAAGATTGGGTATTTGAAATCTCATTCTCAAATTGAGACATCAGGTTTTTAATACTAGTTGATGTAGGTCCAGCACACTGGTGTTTTTTTGCACAACTCTTTGTCAGCAGTGCTGGTGGAATCAGAAAAAAATTATTATTGAAGTGTCCTTAGGCTTTCAATTCGGAGGTACTTGTGGGCCAAGATAATGAAAACGTGAGCGGTCCTGACTTCACACTCGGGATTGCGGAAGATTCCATTAATGAAGGCGATTTGCTTCTTGGCCACGTCGGCGACAAAGCCGTTCTGCTTTCAAAAATAGATGGAGAGTTTTACGCTGTCGGTGGAAAGTGTTCGCACTATGGCGCACCATTAAACGAAGGCATCGTCACAGGTGATATCATTCACTGTCCGTGGCATCACTCGGCATTTAGCTTAAAAACCGGCGAAGCGCACCGCACTCCCGCGTTGAGTCCCATTTCGTGTTGGAATATCGAAGTTAAAGACGGCAAAGTTTTTGTGACCGGTAAAAAAACAGCTTCAACAAAAAGTATCGCCGACACTGAACACAAAACTTTCGTCATCGTCGGCGGAGGCGCCGCCGGTATTGCTGCCGCCGTGCAATTGCGCCGCGAAGGTTTTCAAGGACATATTCATCTGTTAAGCGAAGACGAATCAGCTCCTTATGATCGTCCCAATCTTTCCAAAGACTATCTTGCGGGCAATGCCAAAGAATCGTGGATTCCACTCTTTAATCCTGATTTCTTCAAACGTAAAAACATTCAATTGGAACTAGGAATTAAAGTCGCAAAATTAGATGCTCATCGCAAACATGTGTTTCTAGCAGACGGGCGTACTTTAAAATATGATGCGTGTTTGCTGGCAACCGGCGGACAACCCGCAAAACCGCACATTCCGGGAGTAGAAAAAGGGCACGTCTTTACTTTGCGCTCTTTAAAAGACTGCCGGAACATTATCGATCGCACGTCGTGGGCAGAAAAAGTTGTTATTATCGGAGCGGGCTTTATCGGCATGGAGGTCGCAGCCTCTTTGCGTGAGCGCAACCTAGAAGTTCACGTCGTGGCGCCCGAAGGTTTGCCGATGTTGCGAACTTTTGGAGTACACATCGGAAGCTTTCTTAAGAAGTTGCATGAAGATCATGGCGTGATTTTCCATTTAGGGCATGAAGTTCGGGAAATTCGCGATCGCAGTGTATTGTTAGACGATCTAACGACAGTGCCTTGCGATTTCGTTGTCTTAGGCGCGGGAATTATTCCAAATACTCTTTTGGCGGAA containing:
- a CDS encoding VOC family protein, which translates into the protein MRLEGFGEYYKKSNDPQKLTQWYEEHMGLHHEDDGEVMLPDSSFKPVDMSYFSPSTEMSKLTFQVENLNQALQDLTEEGVKVDDNLHETEFGRFAWVYDLEGNRIELWEPRPYYYNPVDLGEPE
- a CDS encoding S8 family peptidase translates to MKTSIQFFKYTSALLLLSSSFTAPAQDRVDRDIVIAIIDTGAEVNHPLIKENIWTNPKEVINGIDDDGNGFVDDVHGWDFVSHSTDLSDNNGHGTHIAGIIQQRAQSAHVKYMILKYYDNGKAEEDNVTATIAAIKYATKMKVDIINYSGGGYDRNPKEEEAIKEAQRQGILFVAAAGNGGINTDTFGYYPASYKLSNIISVAAMDSAKHLIDSSNYGSQSVDLAAPGKRILSSLPGGQYGYMTGTSQATAWVSGLAASLMLQKKTYVPEEIKRQLEKRGVRDLSLANKTKSQVRISSLQSSDASL
- a CDS encoding RlmE family RNA methyltransferase, coding for MTYNPRDRYFRKAKEEGFAARSVFKLEEIDKKYKIFKPGQTVLDLGASPGSWSQYASKMVGQNGRVLGVDLSPVTVKLNNAVFIQADLRDLNLEEIFKEHGYQPPFDLVMSDMAPKTTGIRMTDQARSMELCELALDVARRFLKKDGHFICKLFHSDDFGKLRDEIKKSFAKCEAVKPDSTRKISKEIFLVGISKK
- a CDS encoding C1 family peptidase, which encodes MKILIRALILSLSLLCSAFLDNARAEVVDLRPLQTPAKDQKNRDTCAYFAVSGLVESAFKKFTGKEYDISEEFEIFRHKIINSWRPEVEFGDTYTLLQNLTNSYFVAPENLLPYQTQSLNFQAPLSAEQTAMYDLRNRKGLIQFRSLKFKMLTQMWSRKAWSELAMNEIKQERPVVVTVKVAIPYVDDAKGTFTYSAAIDQECGGGKIVCGGHAILLVGYDSDKKVFLFKNSWGPQWGSQGFGVLSFEHVDNYSDQLLTAYFDKLTSPSVRQD
- a CDS encoding ABC transporter ATP-binding protein, whose protein sequence is MLELLNIGKSFSSQTALKGVNLSIAEGEFFSLLGPSGCGKTTLLRIIAGLETVSHGKILLNGEHVEHLSAAERPFNMVFQKYALFPHLTVGENIAYGLKVKKFSADEIELRVADALNLVEMSEFRHRRPETLSGGQAQRVAIARALVNHPKVLLLDEPLSALDQKLREHMQRELRALQRKLGLTFIYVTHDQEEALAMSDRIGLMNKGELVQVSSPQEIYENPEGAFAAQFMGMSTCLQGELVEISQDFATLKLSDGSLVRGKFNVPAEDLRLGMSLDAYVRKAMVFNRGDLQVGTRAK
- a CDS encoding RluA family pseudouridine synthase — translated: MINVVFQNEHFVICDKPSGVLSTPSRFEDEDTRACLGKTLQHELGIQIFPVHRLDFEVSGLVMYAKSMESHRAANAWFENRTVTKTYCALTSGQDFSHIPDNVQNTKHAIELKVGHKYTWTAKVLRGKRRAYESPQGKPSLTEAIYLGVNSNGFHLWDLHPVTGRSHQLRFDLSRHGFPIIGDILYGSKERWLADDAIALRSYEIDFSRAKQREKFSLPQKISIHKFI
- a CDS encoding DUF1418 family protein, producing the protein MSIVLSMAIFFVVVTMVFVTITLLFPESMGITGKRAKKIIEQQQEQDPEKKKHDDETKP
- a CDS encoding HD domain-containing protein, with amino-acid sequence MEVMSTESSVDKKWFELFSNKARVIYPHSDPSHDYLHIIRVVNTAKKLCDAEKANWEVVMPAAFFHDFVNVPKNDPRRAYASRISAEAALEYLKSVGYPETHFEDIRHAIEAHSFSANIKPESLEAQIVQDADRLDSLGAIGIARCFATSTLMSRPFYSEEDPWAEKRDLDDKNYGIDHFYIKLFKLVDKLNTETAKKEGQHRVAFIKEYLEQIKREI
- a CDS encoding ABC transporter permease; its protein translation is MRSRQSLSFPALIWFAAFVLLPLLIVLAVSFATRGTYGGLEWTLTFENYVHAFSWTSFAIFLESLKLALLTSVTCAVLGVLMAWAMSTASLKQRQFYVAALALPFLTNVVIRIYALRLFVGFDGPLQAVLKFTGIEFDPFMLTQNQFLVFYGMVTTYLPFMVLPLYGAFEKFDFALVEAAQDLGASAWTILRTVILPNLKKPLASGFLLVFIPSLGEFLIPDLLGGAKTMLYGNLITEQFLKARNWAQGSALAILLIVMLLVIVFVFTRKKGAEHGS
- a CDS encoding MFS transporter; protein product: MNPQKKKIYSWAFYDWANSTYSTTVMAGFFPVFFKNFWSQGADAVTTTARLGTAISISSLVVALMSPTLGVMADLRGFKKLLCLGFMVLGVLCCAWMAFIPAGDWWNAIVAYGVAMLAFNASCVFYEALLPFVAEPEDLDYASSLGYSLGYLGGGILFLLNVIMYLKPEIFGLKDGVQAVQVSFISVALWWFVFSYPLAKNVPEPEVLVSKESIWRLTLQSVRTLAATFKKLLLEKNLLIFMIAYWLYIDGVYTVMTMAVDFGISIGFEAKDLIAALLITQFVGFPAAYYFGTITKRWGTKGPILFCILIYAITVILATMMSQAWHFYLLATVIGLVQGGVQALSRSLFARMSPKEYSGEYFGLFNLVGRFASILGPLFVAFGVTVTGNSRMGMLGLLVLFISGGWLLALVKEPRVKA
- a CDS encoding MarR family winged helix-turn-helix transcriptional regulator — translated: MKNNDSLHEQRPEVAEIMDYIRHIFKALRISSSQFEKNLGLSAAQIFVLKKLKEEPGLSINDLAVRTVTHQSSVSVVVKKLEEQKLVSRSTSKEDSRKVIVFLTPEGEQKLQHIPRAIQEDMIETLQAMSPHKTKTLAEIMHEFVTKAKIVDSTTTPPSMIDGESN
- a CDS encoding ABC transporter permease, yielding MAHECQRPAAPKLAKILLWLVLLLLYLPIAVMFVSSFVERNSDRISLSLRWFKEVFADSALMQALGNSLLVAICASSIATVVGTAAAVGMQKASKKVRRLLEGLSLTSLIFPEIVFALALLSWFFVMRMELGLTTVIIAHVTFSLSYVMMTVSSRLVSFDPSFEDAARDLGASEWQILKTIILPLLKPAILGGFILSFLLSFDDFLITYFVNGVGQDTLPVKLYTAMKMGVSPKLHALSSLMFLMTLAVLIFLFRSSSFHVLLQDEAQGSGNESTEKENL
- a CDS encoding cyclopropane-fatty-acyl-phospholipid synthase family protein; translation: MSKLEFNPQGPFPLVTYDECSYQQAQEHSVLVDELLGFRTAEVETALLKSSAYQVQADQNIPVQFWRGLPVQALQTPYSEIRWILDLLNLQPGETVVDLGCGYGRMAFVLGKHHPGVNFVGYELVAERVDEGNRVLQSFNYPSVKIVTQDLTAPDFIPVKAQHYFLFDYGSAAAVDKTLEDLKTHAKGESINVIARGRYTRHRIYQAHPWLAEINEPNVQETFTIFKS